Genomic DNA from Catellatospora sp. TT07R-123:
TGGTCGAGGCGGTGCGGGGCGCGCTGGCGAACATGGACGACCGCACCCTGGCCACGCACCTCACCGGCGGGATCACCCGGGCCGAACTGATCGAGTTCGCCGACACGGACCTGGCCGGGTCGTCGCTGACGGTCTCCACCACGATCGACTCGTCGTTCATCCTGCCGCCGCTGCCCAACCACCTGTTCACCCGCGACACCTCCTGCTGGATCTACGACGGGGTGTCGCTGAACCCGATGTCCTGGCCCTCGCGGCAGGCCGAGACGGTCAACCTCGGCACCGTGTACCGGTTCCACCCGATGTTCCGGCAGGCCGGGATCACCTTCTGGTACCCGGACGCGGCCAACGCCGAGGAGCACGACCAGTTCGACATACAGTCCTTCGGCCGGGCCTCGCTGGAGGGCGGCGACGTGATGCCGGTGGGCAACCGGACGGTGCTGATCGGCATCAGCGAGCGGACCACCGCGCAGATGGCCGAGATCCTGGCGCGGCGGCTGTTCGAGAAGGAGGCCGCCGACCGGGTGATCGCGGTGCAGCTGGCCCGGCAGCGGCAGTTCATGCACCTGGACGTGGTGTTCACGTTCATGGACCGCGACACCGTCACGGTCTACCCGAAGGTCATCGACAGCACCACGGCGTACAGCCTGCGGCCCGGGGACCGGGCCGGGGTGCTGGAGGTGACGCCGGAGAAGAGCTTCCTCGGCGCGGTCGCCGACGCGATCGGCCTGTCCCGCGAGCGCGACCTCAAGGTCGTCACCACCGGCGGGGACGAGCCGCAGCAGGAGCGCGAGCAGTGGGACTGCGCCAACAACGTGGTGGCGGTGTCGCCCGGCGTCGTCATCGCGTACTCGAAGAACATCAACAGCAACCGCAAGTACCGCGAGGCCGGGATCGAGGTCGTCGAGATCGACGGGTTCGAGGTCGGCAAGGGGCGCGGCGGCGGCCACTGCATGACCTGCCCCCTGCTGCGCGATCCCTAGCGGGCTCTGCGGCGCGCCTTCCAGTCGCGGACCACCTGGTCGGCGTCGACCAGGCCGAGCACGACGGCGGGGCCGTTCAGCAGG
This window encodes:
- a CDS encoding arginine deiminase, whose protein sequence is MLVHRPDLALRRLTPSNRSELLFDDVLWVEQAQAEHDQFVAELRGRGVEVFLLHDLLSEALGQPGARQWVMEHVVSPYTVGPSMVEAVRGALANMDDRTLATHLTGGITRAELIEFADTDLAGSSLTVSTTIDSSFILPPLPNHLFTRDTSCWIYDGVSLNPMSWPSRQAETVNLGTVYRFHPMFRQAGITFWYPDAANAEEHDQFDIQSFGRASLEGGDVMPVGNRTVLIGISERTTAQMAEILARRLFEKEAADRVIAVQLARQRQFMHLDVVFTFMDRDTVTVYPKVIDSTTAYSLRPGDRAGVLEVTPEKSFLGAVADAIGLSRERDLKVVTTGGDEPQQEREQWDCANNVVAVSPGVVIAYSKNINSNRKYREAGIEVVEIDGFEVGKGRGGGHCMTCPLLRDP